In Desulfosediminicola ganghwensis, a single window of DNA contains:
- a CDS encoding MtrB/PioB family outer membrane beta-barrel protein, protein MKKRICVLAMLSLCWGVTDAAAAGPDLDGYVEFGGRLFDVDGDEAKFNEYRDIDNGVYGNVDILSYWEGGYYIDFLAENIAYDDQAYWLNGGRFGSLKYSLYYDEIIHNITEDALTPYDGIGSDTLVGTGETEPALWNSFDYKKEREKYGGDVEYAFENGYFVQFGASNMESSGVMPYGGTSSAEFPAPIDWEENQFNITGGYRAKKLTASLTGQFINFDNEDDSLTRDDTIGSLPPDNDVAKVLGKMVWRPEYYGSVVALNAGYSKTESDEQLGIVVPGETRNFDGEITKWHVNGSWKFEPIEDLDLKLLARYDDRDNDSTELTTLDGNENENYSSEIFKTGIEADYKLSRNNRIDGGYHYLNKDYEGRSDSDGADDNLFFIQARNYSLEDVELRAKYSFLTRSGDYTVEPGETDEGYRSYDVADQDRNQVELEGGYYGVEDLGLDLEFTWFNADYDDTEVGLVELDHYDLYFSGTWAIQSNVNTGFYVGFERDYSEDLGDAAETTYYTYAAGLNIEAYFMAEKLRLYAGWDWAESDGKSEFDSADIIDTDEVEDFTQHILSLKGTYFIDEAWSVTLGYVYEEWDYSDDQWNNYVIVVPGSRGDTFLSGAYDDQDYEGHTGYLSVKYKF, encoded by the coding sequence ATGAAGAAACGAATATGTGTTCTGGCCATGCTTTCCCTTTGCTGGGGTGTAACTGATGCTGCGGCAGCAGGGCCGGACTTGGATGGATATGTAGAATTTGGCGGACGTCTTTTTGATGTGGACGGGGACGAGGCTAAATTTAATGAATATCGGGATATTGATAATGGTGTATACGGCAATGTGGATATCCTCTCGTACTGGGAAGGCGGATATTATATCGACTTTCTGGCCGAGAACATAGCCTATGACGATCAGGCCTACTGGTTGAACGGAGGCCGTTTCGGGTCATTGAAGTACTCGCTGTACTACGATGAGATTATCCATAACATCACTGAAGATGCCCTGACACCTTATGATGGTATCGGTAGTGATACGCTGGTGGGTACCGGGGAGACTGAACCGGCTCTCTGGAATAGTTTCGACTATAAGAAGGAGCGGGAAAAGTATGGTGGTGATGTAGAGTACGCGTTTGAAAATGGCTACTTTGTACAGTTTGGTGCGAGCAATATGGAATCCTCGGGAGTCATGCCTTATGGCGGTACATCCTCTGCAGAGTTTCCGGCCCCCATCGATTGGGAAGAGAACCAGTTTAACATTACCGGTGGTTACCGGGCCAAGAAGCTAACCGCTAGTCTGACGGGTCAATTCATTAATTTTGATAATGAGGATGATTCGCTGACCAGAGATGACACTATCGGCTCATTGCCACCTGATAACGATGTGGCGAAAGTACTCGGAAAAATGGTCTGGCGACCGGAGTATTATGGTTCTGTGGTAGCGTTGAATGCTGGATACTCTAAAACGGAGAGCGATGAGCAACTGGGCATTGTTGTGCCGGGAGAGACCAGAAATTTTGATGGTGAGATAACCAAGTGGCATGTGAACGGCTCCTGGAAGTTTGAACCGATTGAAGATCTGGACCTGAAACTGCTGGCCAGATATGACGATCGGGACAATGATTCCACTGAGTTGACAACCCTGGATGGCAATGAGAATGAGAACTACAGCAGCGAAATCTTTAAGACTGGTATCGAAGCCGACTACAAGCTTTCGCGTAATAACAGAATTGATGGTGGATACCACTACCTCAATAAAGATTACGAGGGGAGAAGCGATTCCGACGGGGCTGATGATAACCTGTTTTTTATCCAGGCCAGAAACTATTCGCTTGAAGATGTGGAATTACGAGCCAAGTACAGTTTCCTCACCCGCAGTGGCGACTACACTGTTGAACCTGGCGAAACGGACGAAGGTTACAGGAGTTATGATGTAGCTGATCAGGACAGGAATCAGGTTGAGTTGGAAGGTGGTTATTACGGTGTTGAAGACCTTGGTCTTGATCTCGAGTTCACCTGGTTTAATGCCGACTATGATGACACCGAAGTGGGGCTGGTTGAACTCGATCATTATGACCTCTATTTTTCTGGTACATGGGCAATTCAATCGAATGTCAACACAGGCTTTTATGTCGGTTTTGAGAGGGATTACAGTGAAGATTTAGGTGATGCCGCAGAAACAACCTATTACACCTATGCGGCAGGGCTCAATATTGAGGCTTATTTTATGGCCGAAAAACTGAGGCTCTATGCAGGGTGGGATTGGGCAGAGAGTGATGGTAAATCTGAGTTTGATAGCGCAGACATCATTGACACTGACGAGGTTGAGGATTTCACCCAGCATATTCTCTCACTTAAAGGAACCTACTTCATAGACGAGGCCTGGTCGGTTACTTTGGGCTATGTGTATGAGGAATGGGATTATTCGGATGACCAGTGGAATAACTATGTAATTGTTGTGCCAGGATCGAGAGGGGATACTTTTCTGTCCGGAGCGTATGATGACCAGGATTACGAAGGTCATACAGGCTATCTCAGTGTGAAGTACAAGTTTTAG
- a CDS encoding GTPase, which yields MQLIFVYNADSGLVSTVKDIGHKLFSPASYDCFLCSLTHGTFKENPEWRAFRENAKIEMLFLHRDEFEQQFKTRHDYPVVLKVKGDSSQLEVLLSREQLAGFTSLKELIKAIEAVEAG from the coding sequence ATGCAATTGATTTTCGTATACAATGCCGACAGCGGTCTGGTGAGTACAGTGAAGGATATCGGTCACAAACTCTTCAGCCCGGCCAGCTATGACTGCTTTTTATGTAGCCTTACCCACGGAACATTTAAAGAAAATCCGGAGTGGCGGGCGTTTCGTGAAAATGCAAAAATCGAAATGCTGTTTTTGCACAGGGATGAATTTGAGCAGCAGTTCAAAACCCGACATGATTACCCGGTGGTTTTGAAAGTGAAGGGCGATTCCAGCCAACTTGAGGTTCTGCTTTCCCGTGAACAGTTGGCTGGTTTTACTTCCCTGAAAGAGTTGATCAAGGCAATAGAAGCGGTGGAGGCAGGGTAA
- a CDS encoding universal stress protein, with the protein MEPKILIPLDDSPTARKTVEAVIEQRNRFPQTLHLLYVINQEQLAYRMIPDFQLDMVRENARKAGMQLLERYEAQLGEAGYSCELILKTGDPRQTISKIANNDGYHLVVVGRHEGGGEIRNVIFGSVANHVLHNVRCPVLLF; encoded by the coding sequence ATGGAACCAAAGATTCTGATTCCCCTGGATGATTCCCCAACAGCCAGAAAGACAGTTGAAGCGGTAATTGAACAACGCAATCGCTTTCCGCAGACACTGCATCTGCTTTACGTCATTAATCAGGAGCAACTCGCCTACAGGATGATTCCGGATTTTCAGCTGGATATGGTGCGGGAGAATGCCCGTAAAGCCGGTATGCAATTACTTGAACGTTATGAGGCTCAACTTGGGGAAGCGGGGTATTCGTGCGAGCTGATACTGAAGACCGGCGATCCGCGACAGACAATTTCTAAAATCGCCAATAATGATGGCTACCATCTGGTCGTTGTCGGGCGTCATGAAGGGGGCGGAGAGATACGCAATGTGATATTTGGCTCAGTCGCCAACCACGTACTGCACAACGTGCGATGCCCGGTTTTACTGTTCTAA